From one Melioribacteraceae bacterium genomic stretch:
- a CDS encoding ABC-F family ATP-binding cassette domain-containing protein: MSRVILKNISYKIPNGTKIFDELSFSFNPELTGLVGQNGIGKSTLAKIIEKEMIPESGNVEVFGKVKYLPQNFSELSGKTVADVFLIKEKYDALKRLEEGIGNKNDLLILDDDWELENRIDIVKEKMNISHIDLSRKYDSLSGGEKVKCLFASLLLSNPDFIILDEPTNHLDYEGREIVYDFVRNWKKGMIVISHDRSLLRLMNTIVELTSFGLKSYGGNYDFYFDQKELEDQAFKSQLRNVTSEFKKAIKQKEEIIQRQLKRNISGEKKAIKSNMPKILANQLKGSGEKTLKKLNDIHNEKINDIEGKLSEVKSKQRSNYNIKFDLEQNAKQKHSNLVTAEVINFSYDDSKTLWKENMSFTIYGGERIVLKGKNGSGKTTLLKIIRGELNSSIGQLSIRTNKIGSLDQDASILNDELTLLENIKNASQGKLPEYELRIRLGRFLFYKDDVFKKVNVLSGGEKMRAGLACLLSFYNIPDLIILDEPTNNLDLESIQELTNGLNQFNGAIIVVSHDKDFLSDIGIERTINLDEYL; this comes from the coding sequence ATGTCACGTGTAATCCTTAAGAACATTTCTTATAAAATTCCTAACGGAACTAAAATTTTTGATGAACTTTCTTTTTCCTTCAATCCTGAATTAACCGGGTTAGTTGGTCAAAATGGCATTGGTAAATCCACACTTGCAAAAATTATTGAGAAAGAAATGATTCCGGAAAGCGGAAACGTTGAAGTTTTTGGAAAGGTAAAATATTTGCCTCAAAACTTTTCTGAGTTGAGCGGTAAAACCGTAGCAGATGTATTTTTAATAAAAGAAAAGTACGATGCACTTAAACGATTGGAAGAGGGAATCGGAAATAAAAACGATTTACTCATTCTCGATGACGATTGGGAACTCGAAAATAGAATCGACATCGTGAAAGAAAAAATGAATATTTCTCATATTGATCTGTCTAGGAAATACGATTCATTAAGCGGTGGAGAAAAAGTAAAATGTTTGTTTGCATCACTACTGTTGAGTAATCCGGATTTTATCATACTTGATGAACCAACAAACCATCTCGATTATGAGGGGCGAGAAATAGTTTATGATTTCGTAAGGAATTGGAAGAAGGGAATGATTGTTATTAGTCACGATAGAAGTCTATTGCGGTTGATGAATACAATTGTTGAATTAACTTCATTCGGATTAAAATCTTACGGCGGTAATTACGATTTCTATTTCGACCAGAAGGAACTTGAAGACCAAGCATTTAAAAGTCAATTAAGAAATGTGACATCCGAATTTAAGAAAGCAATAAAACAGAAAGAGGAAATAATACAGCGTCAACTAAAAAGAAATATTTCCGGGGAAAAGAAAGCCATTAAATCCAATATGCCGAAAATTTTGGCAAACCAATTAAAAGGATCCGGTGAAAAAACATTAAAGAAATTGAATGATATTCATAACGAAAAGATTAATGACATTGAAGGAAAACTTTCTGAAGTAAAATCAAAGCAACGTTCAAATTATAATATCAAGTTTGATCTGGAACAGAATGCAAAACAAAAACATTCTAATTTGGTAACAGCCGAAGTAATAAATTTTAGTTATGATGATAGCAAAACTTTGTGGAAAGAAAATATGTCCTTTACAATTTACGGCGGTGAACGAATTGTTCTAAAAGGTAAAAACGGAAGCGGTAAAACTACACTTCTGAAAATAATTCGTGGCGAATTAAACTCATCAATTGGACAACTGTCAATTCGAACAAACAAAATAGGAAGTTTGGATCAAGATGCTTCCATTTTAAATGACGAATTAACCTTACTGGAAAATATTAAAAATGCTTCGCAAGGGAAATTACCTGAATACGAATTGCGAATTAGACTCGGCAGATTTTTATTTTACAAAGATGATGTATTCAAAAAAGTAAACGTGCTTTCCGGCGGAGAAAAAATGCGTGCCGGATTAGCTTGTCTGCTTAGTTTTTATAACATACCCGATTTAATAATTCTTGACGAACCGACAAATAATCTCGATTTGGAAAGCATACAAGAACTGACAAATGGATTAAATCAATTTAACGGAGCAATTATTGTCGTTTCGCATGATAAAGATTTTTTGAGTGACATTGGTATAGAGAGAACTATTAATTTGGATGAATATTTATAA
- the tsf gene encoding translation elongation factor Ts, whose product MSISAAQVKELRDKTGAGMMDCKKALTEANGDFQKAIEVLRKKGASVAAKRAERSANEGLVLTKISDDGKKGIILEVNCETDFVAKSDDFVAFANLVMKAVEANNPQNVEELLGLTHDGKNIQDELSSIIGKIGEKIEISRFSVESGNASVLVDYVHHGSKLGVLVKADNVKDEGRDELAGILKDVAMQIAAMKPDYIAPENVPAEVIEKEKEIYKEIAKKEGKPENILEKIAEGKLKKYYEENTLLEQAYIKDNAKSIGDLLKEYNKKYSSEAKISLFHRFHLSDENK is encoded by the coding sequence ATGTCAATATCAGCTGCACAAGTTAAAGAATTAAGGGATAAAACCGGCGCAGGAATGATGGACTGTAAAAAAGCCCTCACTGAAGCGAATGGTGATTTCCAAAAGGCAATTGAAGTGCTTCGTAAAAAAGGTGCATCCGTTGCTGCAAAAAGAGCTGAACGTTCTGCTAATGAAGGTTTGGTTCTTACAAAAATATCGGATGATGGTAAAAAAGGAATCATTTTAGAAGTTAATTGTGAAACGGATTTCGTTGCTAAAAGTGATGATTTTGTTGCCTTCGCAAACTTAGTTATGAAAGCTGTTGAAGCAAATAATCCTCAAAACGTAGAGGAACTTCTTGGTTTAACGCATGACGGGAAAAATATTCAGGATGAATTAAGCAGTATTATTGGTAAAATTGGTGAAAAAATCGAAATCTCACGCTTTTCAGTTGAGTCAGGAAATGCAAGCGTTCTAGTAGATTATGTTCATCATGGTTCAAAGCTTGGTGTTTTAGTAAAAGCTGATAATGTGAAAGATGAAGGCAGAGATGAACTAGCCGGAATATTAAAAGATGTTGCGATGCAAATCGCTGCAATGAAACCTGATTATATAGCACCTGAAAATGTTCCTGCTGAAGTGATAGAAAAAGAAAAGGAAATTTATAAAGAGATTGCAAAGAAAGAAGGCAAACCGGAAAATATCTTGGAGAAAATTGCCGAAGGTAAATTGAAAAAGTATTACGAAGAAAATACTCTTCTTGAACAAGCTTACATTAAAGACAATGCAAAATCTATTGGTGATCTTCTAAAAGAGTATAATAAAAAATATTCTTCTGAAGCAAAGATTTCATTGTTTCACCGGTTCCATCTCAGTGATGAGAATAAATAA
- a CDS encoding GNAT family protein yields the protein MNEKVLKAKLVNDISIEVISKSIIKEANEIGFQRGDYIKLANLFLDSALNIEVNNNSSKETGYNIKAKVKLPLTSTNLKIREFIKKEDSEKLKQWMEDEIGRYFILTRATSRVYNVDRLIEDDRHVLGIITLKDDTPIGLLAFLDYDKDQNKAELRKLIGEPAHRSKGYGKEATKLWIQYGISNLGLHKIYLNTLQTNVRNIRLNEELGFRVEGILRNECFIDGKYHDLLRMGLVVES from the coding sequence ATGAACGAAAAAGTATTGAAAGCAAAATTAGTTAATGACATTTCTATAGAAGTGATTTCAAAAAGTATCATTAAAGAAGCAAATGAAATCGGTTTTCAACGTGGCGATTATATTAAGCTGGCAAATTTATTCTTAGATTCTGCTTTAAACATCGAAGTAAATAATAATTCTTCTAAAGAAACCGGATACAATATAAAAGCAAAAGTAAAACTTCCGCTTACTAGTACCAACCTCAAGATAAGAGAATTTATAAAGAAAGAAGATTCAGAAAAACTCAAACAATGGATGGAAGATGAGATTGGCAGATATTTTATCCTAACTCGGGCAACTTCACGCGTTTACAATGTTGATAGATTAATTGAAGATGACAGACATGTTCTTGGTATTATAACTCTTAAAGATGATACACCAATCGGTTTGTTGGCTTTTTTAGATTATGATAAAGATCAAAATAAAGCCGAGTTACGAAAACTTATTGGTGAACCGGCACATCGCAGTAAAGGATATGGAAAAGAAGCAACTAAACTTTGGATTCAATATGGTATTTCAAATCTCGGGCTGCATAAAATTTACTTAAATACTCTTCAGACAAATGTTAGAAATATCCGGCTAAATGAGGAACTCGGATTTCGAGTAGAAGGAATATTACGCAACGAATGTTTTATTGACGGCAAGTACCATGATCTATTAAGAATGGGTTTAGTCGTTGAATCGTAA
- a CDS encoding NAD-dependent epimerase/dehydratase family protein — protein MKVLVTGGAGFLGINLVRYLLEKQYDVVSLDVAKFDYTDVQDKIKIVTGDIRNEKDVLNAIDGCDIIIHSAMALPLYEEKEIMTTGIDGTKLLLEISKQKNVKRFIHISSTAVYGIPDHHPLYETDKLDGVGPYGKAKVKAEEICEEYRKDGMCVPILRPKSFIGPERLGVFALLYDWALTGHHFPMIGNGKNRYQLLDVEDLCHAIYLTLTLTEEKVNDTFNIGAKEFTTMREDYQAVLDYAGHGKKIVGLPEMPIIWTLRFLESLKLSPLYKWVYETASKDSFVSIEKAETVLGYSPKYSNKDALIRNYKWYLGNLESFQNQSGVSHRVPWKQGILKLAKMVF, from the coding sequence ATGAAAGTTCTGGTTACTGGCGGTGCAGGATTTTTAGGAATTAACTTAGTTCGATATTTACTTGAAAAACAATACGATGTCGTTTCACTTGATGTTGCAAAATTCGATTACACTGATGTACAAGACAAAATTAAAATTGTAACCGGTGATATTAGAAATGAAAAAGATGTTTTAAATGCGATTGATGGTTGTGATATAATTATTCATTCTGCAATGGCACTTCCTCTATACGAAGAAAAAGAAATTATGACAACCGGAATTGACGGCACAAAATTACTGCTCGAAATTTCAAAACAGAAAAATGTAAAAAGATTTATTCATATTTCGTCAACTGCGGTCTACGGAATACCTGATCATCACCCGCTTTATGAAACAGATAAACTTGACGGCGTTGGTCCATACGGAAAAGCTAAAGTTAAAGCGGAAGAAATTTGTGAAGAATACCGTAAAGACGGAATGTGCGTTCCAATACTCAGACCGAAATCATTTATAGGTCCGGAACGATTAGGAGTATTTGCTCTGCTTTATGATTGGGCACTTACCGGTCACCATTTTCCAATGATAGGAAATGGTAAAAATAGATATCAATTACTCGATGTTGAAGATTTATGTCATGCAATTTATTTAACTCTTACTCTGACAGAGGAAAAAGTTAACGACACTTTTAATATCGGAGCAAAAGAGTTTACAACGATGCGGGAAGATTATCAAGCTGTTTTGGATTATGCAGGGCACGGTAAAAAGATTGTGGGTCTTCCCGAAATGCCGATTATCTGGACACTTAGATTTTTAGAATCGTTAAAACTTTCTCCCCTTTACAAATGGGTTTATGAAACCGCTTCAAAAGATTCATTTGTTTCAATCGAGAAGGCTGAAACAGTACTTGGCTATTCACCAAAATACTCCAACAAAGATGCGTTAATCAGAAATTACAAATGGTATCTCGGTAATTTGGAATCTTTTCAAAATCAATCGGGAGTTTCACATAGAGTTCCGTGGAAGCAGGGTATTTTGAAATTAGCGAAGATGGTGTTTTAA
- the pyrH gene encoding UMP kinase translates to MKEKLKYNRILLKLSGESLMGKKGHGIDPEVLNFFSREIKKIRDLDVKVGIVIGGGNIYRGLNAADQGIDRVTGDQMGMLATMINSLALQNALENHGMYTRLMSAIKMEEIAEPYIRRRAIRHLEKGRIVIFGAGTGHPYFSTDTAASLRAVEIEADAIIKGTRVDGVFDSDPEKNPSATQFDNISYIDVLKKNLRVMDLTAISLCQENSLPIIVFNMDKEDNLLKLVLGENVGTVVSNNQLEIETTKN, encoded by the coding sequence ATGAAAGAAAAATTAAAATACAATCGCATACTGCTAAAACTTAGCGGTGAATCTTTGATGGGGAAAAAAGGGCATGGTATTGATCCCGAAGTTCTAAATTTCTTTTCCCGTGAAATCAAAAAAATTAGAGATCTCGATGTAAAAGTCGGTATCGTAATCGGTGGTGGGAATATTTATCGTGGTTTGAATGCTGCAGATCAAGGAATTGATAGAGTTACCGGTGATCAGATGGGAATGCTTGCAACAATGATCAATTCACTTGCACTTCAAAATGCTTTAGAGAATCACGGCATGTACACTCGACTTATGAGTGCAATTAAAATGGAAGAAATTGCAGAACCTTATATTAGAAGACGTGCAATTCGTCATCTTGAAAAAGGAAGAATTGTAATTTTCGGTGCGGGTACCGGGCATCCATATTTTAGCACTGATACGGCAGCATCATTGCGTGCAGTTGAAATCGAGGCGGATGCAATAATTAAAGGTACAAGAGTAGATGGAGTCTTTGATTCTGATCCCGAAAAAAATCCTTCTGCCACTCAGTTTGATAACATTTCTTACATTGATGTTTTAAAGAAAAATTTACGAGTAATGGATCTTACGGCAATAAGTCTATGTCAGGAAAATAGTTTGCCTATTATTGTGTTTAATATGGATAAAGAAGACAATTTATTAAAGCTTGTTCTTGGCGAAAATGTTGGTACAGTCGTAAGTAATAACCAACTTGAAATAGAAACAACAAAAAATTAA
- the rplM gene encoding 50S ribosomal protein L13 — MKQEKITRFVKTEDADRKWYVVDATDQVLGRLATKVASVIRGKNKPSFTPNMDTGDFVVVINADKVRMTGKRELLKTYFRHTMYPGGGRETTFEQMKAKHPERIVEFAVKGMLPKTKLGNKLGKKLKVYVGSDHPHKAQKPETLSL; from the coding sequence TTGAAACAGGAAAAGATTACAAGGTTTGTTAAAACAGAAGATGCTGATAGAAAGTGGTATGTAGTTGATGCTACAGATCAAGTGCTTGGTAGATTAGCTACTAAAGTTGCGAGCGTTATCAGAGGTAAAAACAAACCCTCATTTACACCAAATATGGATACCGGTGACTTCGTTGTTGTTATAAATGCCGATAAAGTAAGGATGACCGGAAAACGTGAATTATTAAAAACTTACTTTAGACACACCATGTATCCCGGTGGTGGCAGAGAAACGACTTTTGAGCAGATGAAAGCAAAACATCCCGAAAGAATAGTTGAATTTGCCGTAAAAGGTATGCTTCCTAAAACTAAATTAGGAAATAAATTAGGTAAAAAATTAAAAGTTTATGTGGGTTCAGATCATCCGCATAAAGCGCAAAAACCGGAAACATTAAGTTTATAA
- the rpsI gene encoding 30S ribosomal protein S9: MADKMFVGRRKNAVARVFLRSGNGKVTINKREFENYFPLKDNRDDVILPFKVTETAGKYDVFVNVNGGGVSGQSEAIRLGIARALESINPDFRPGLKAEGLLRRDPRMVERKKYGRPKARKRFQFSKR, encoded by the coding sequence ATGGCAGATAAAATGTTTGTTGGACGAAGAAAAAATGCCGTTGCACGTGTATTCTTAAGAAGCGGTAACGGAAAAGTTACTATCAACAAAAGAGAATTCGAAAATTATTTCCCTCTAAAAGATAATCGTGATGATGTAATTCTCCCCTTTAAAGTCACTGAAACAGCTGGCAAGTACGATGTGTTTGTCAACGTTAATGGCGGCGGAGTTTCAGGTCAATCCGAAGCTATCAGGTTAGGAATTGCTAGAGCGCTTGAAAGTATTAATCCGGATTTTAGACCCGGACTAAAAGCTGAAGGTTTGCTGAGAAGAGATCCACGTATGGTTGAACGTAAAAAATACGGTCGTCCAAAAGCTCGTAAGAGATTCCAATTCTCTAAGAGATAA
- the rpsB gene encoding 30S ribosomal protein S2 yields the protein MAKIELTKLIEAGAHFGHLTRRWNPKMKPYIFMEKKGIHIIDLKKTQHQIDNASKAAYEIASQGKSFLFVGTKKQAKGVIAEQAKRSGSNWVSERWLGGMLTNYSTIRKSIKRLQNIDKMETDGTFEKITKKEGLQLTRERDKLRKVLDGVENMAKMPGAMFIVDIKKESIAINEALRLNIPIFAIVDTNCDPSPIDYIIPANDDAVSTIELITKELSDAIIEGSQKAKELRAEEAAERERQRKETEETEDKKKGKKGKIRKVNLETKEEKKIDKKDVPSKEEKAEVKDEPKAETKEETKAETKPETSEENETEKK from the coding sequence ATGGCTAAGATTGAGCTAACCAAACTTATTGAAGCTGGTGCGCATTTCGGGCACCTTACCCGTCGCTGGAACCCTAAAATGAAACCCTATATTTTCATGGAAAAGAAGGGGATTCATATAATCGATTTAAAGAAAACACAACATCAAATTGATAACGCCTCCAAAGCTGCTTATGAAATAGCTTCTCAGGGTAAGAGTTTTCTTTTTGTCGGCACCAAAAAACAAGCTAAAGGTGTTATTGCCGAACAAGCGAAAAGATCCGGCAGTAACTGGGTAAGTGAAAGATGGCTTGGTGGAATGTTGACAAACTACTCAACTATCAGAAAGAGTATTAAGAGACTTCAAAATATTGATAAAATGGAAACCGATGGTACATTTGAAAAAATTACCAAAAAAGAAGGTCTTCAATTAACACGTGAGCGTGACAAATTAAGAAAAGTACTTGATGGTGTTGAAAACATGGCAAAAATGCCAGGTGCTATGTTCATTGTCGATATCAAGAAAGAATCAATCGCAATCAATGAAGCACTTCGTTTGAATATTCCAATATTTGCAATTGTTGATACAAACTGTGATCCAAGTCCAATTGATTATATCATTCCAGCAAACGATGATGCTGTTAGCACAATTGAATTGATTACAAAAGAACTTTCCGACGCAATAATTGAAGGGAGCCAAAAAGCTAAAGAATTAAGAGCAGAAGAAGCTGCTGAAAGAGAAAGACAGAGAAAAGAAACAGAAGAAACTGAAGATAAGAAGAAAGGTAAAAAAGGCAAGATTAGAAAAGTAAACTTAGAAACGAAAGAAGAAAAGAAAATTGATAAGAAAGATGTTCCAAGCAAAGAAGAAAAAGCAGAAGTAAAGGACGAGCCGAAAGCTGAAACAAAAGAAGAAACAAAAGCAGAAACAAAACCGGAAACTTCAGAAGAAAATGAAACTGAGAAAAAATAA
- a CDS encoding DUF4412 domain-containing protein translates to MRLTKIFFLFFLGSIILSAQSFEGFVKYKMTSDGESMFMNYYKKGENVRMEPEMEEMAGAVLFKEGKTYMLMPTQNMYMEFDMEKFEDLAEETESNFKEPIKTGETKDILGYSCEKWIFEDEEFTTEVWAAKGLGEFIFMSIPMGDQEMPSWYKDLSAGGFFPMHIIAKDKSGNDDGSMEVVEIKEQSVPASMFEIPSNYQKFSMPGMN, encoded by the coding sequence ATGAGACTCACAAAAATTTTTTTCTTGTTTTTCTTAGGATCAATCATTTTATCTGCCCAAAGTTTTGAGGGCTTTGTCAAATACAAAATGACAAGTGATGGCGAATCGATGTTCATGAATTATTATAAAAAAGGTGAGAACGTCAGAATGGAGCCTGAAATGGAAGAAATGGCAGGTGCCGTTTTATTCAAAGAGGGTAAAACTTACATGTTGATGCCAACCCAGAATATGTACATGGAATTTGATATGGAAAAATTCGAAGATCTTGCGGAAGAAACCGAAAGCAATTTCAAAGAGCCGATTAAAACCGGAGAAACAAAAGATATACTTGGTTACTCTTGCGAAAAATGGATTTTTGAAGATGAAGAATTTACAACTGAAGTTTGGGCAGCTAAAGGATTGGGAGAATTTATTTTCATGTCGATACCGATGGGTGATCAAGAAATGCCGAGCTGGTATAAAGATTTATCGGCGGGTGGTTTTTTCCCAATGCACATAATTGCGAAAGACAAAAGCGGAAATGATGATGGATCGATGGAAGTTGTTGAAATTAAAGAGCAAAGTGTGCCAGCAAGTATGTTCGAGATACCAAGCAATTATCAAAAATTTAGCATGCCGGGCATGAATTGA
- a CDS encoding Fic/DOC family N-terminal domain-containing protein: protein MFNREIPYNNLPLLPPKIELETKEILKAAISANKALAELKGVAKTIPNQSILISTLPLQEARSSSEIENVITTNDKLYEAMASSANNFDPQTKEVLRYREALWEGYKELQTRKLLTTNLYIRIYQKIKETNAGIRVTPGTKISNSEGEVVYTPPEGEEVIRNKLRNLEEFIHADNELDDLIKLALIHYQFEAIHPFNDGNGRVGRIINVLYLILKGQLDLPILYLSKYIIENKNEYYKRLRNVTEKNEWQPWVLYILDAIKETAEFTSAKIVQIKKLVDRTTEEAKKKLPSRVYSKELVELIFEEPYSKTEFVVNAGIAKRQTAAEYLKELEKVGLLKSKKVGREVLYLNHNLQKILAD, encoded by the coding sequence GTGTTTAATAGAGAAATTCCATATAACAATCTTCCGTTGCTTCCTCCAAAGATTGAATTGGAAACTAAGGAAATCCTGAAGGCTGCAATTTCAGCGAATAAGGCTCTTGCCGAATTAAAAGGCGTAGCGAAAACAATTCCCAATCAATCAATATTAATTAGTACTCTGCCTTTACAGGAAGCCCGTTCAAGCTCTGAGATAGAAAATGTTATTACGACCAACGATAAACTTTACGAAGCAATGGCTTCATCAGCAAATAATTTTGATCCGCAGACAAAAGAAGTTTTACGCTACCGTGAAGCTTTGTGGGAAGGTTATAAAGAACTGCAAACAAGAAAACTTCTAACGACAAATCTTTATATCAGAATTTATCAAAAAATTAAGGAGACAAATGCGGGTATTAGAGTAACACCGGGAACAAAAATTTCTAATTCAGAAGGAGAAGTAGTTTATACACCGCCTGAAGGAGAAGAGGTAATTCGAAATAAGTTGAGAAATCTGGAAGAGTTTATTCATGCAGATAACGAATTAGATGACTTAATTAAATTGGCTCTCATACACTATCAATTCGAGGCGATTCATCCGTTTAATGATGGAAATGGGAGAGTCGGTAGAATAATAAATGTACTTTACCTAATTCTGAAAGGTCAACTTGATTTGCCGATCTTATACTTGAGCAAATATATTATCGAAAATAAAAATGAATATTACAAACGACTAAGAAACGTTACCGAAAAAAATGAATGGCAGCCATGGGTTCTATACATTTTAGATGCAATCAAAGAAACTGCTGAATTTACCTCGGCTAAAATAGTGCAGATTAAAAAACTTGTTGATAGAACAACAGAAGAGGCAAAGAAAAAACTTCCTTCGCGTGTCTATTCTAAAGAATTGGTTGAATTAATTTTTGAAGAACCTTATTCTAAAACCGAGTTTGTTGTGAATGCTGGAATTGCTAAACGACAAACAGCAGCAGAATATTTGAAAGAACTTGAAAAAGTAGGATTGCTAAAGAGCAAAAAGGTCGGTAGAGAAGTGCTTTATTTAAATCATAACTTGCAGAAAATATTAGCTGACTGA